Within the Orenia metallireducens genome, the region CTATATCCATTGCCCCAATAATACCTATTTTCAATTCAGTTCCACTCCTTTATAAATTACTATAACACTAAAGGACAGACCTATTGTCTGCCCTATGGTTACTCTTTACTCGTCACTTTTTACCTCTTTACGTTGTTACCATAGACTTTACTTTGACACCTTGAAGATTTCCAATCTTTCCTGCCAAGGCACCTATCTGATCATTTGTTCCATCTACAATCAAAGAGATAATATTTAATCCCTTATCTTGATATGGTAGCCCCATCCTTCCTACAATAATATCCCCATATCTTGCTAAAATATCATTGACCTTTGCTGCTGCTCCGATCCGGTCACTGATTACAATACCAATTACTGCTACTCGTTTCTCCATTTATAGCTCCTCCTTACTATGATAATCCTCCTCAGATTTTAAGGTCTCAGCCTCTTCTGTTTCTGTTGACTCTTCCTCTTCTTCTAACATCTCTAAATGGCTCTGTAATAATGTCTTAAATCTAATTTTAAATAACCGTTCACTCTCTAACAACTGTTGGTATTCTCTATACTTATCCTCACTCTTCTCTCTAGCATCCATCAGTTGCTTCTTTGCTTCAAATTTAGCCTCATCAACTAGTTTATTAGCTTTAACCTCTGCACCTTCAATAATATTTTTAGCCTTAACTTCAGCACCTCTAAGAAGTTCATTAGCCTTTCTTTTAGCCTCTGTCAAAATCGATTCTGCTTTCTCTTGAGCCTGTTGCTTCTTATCTTCAGCAAATTTGTGAGCCTTATTTACAGTATCATCTAATGATTGTTGTAAATCTTCATACTTCTTCAGCTCCGCACTTAAATCATCAACAACAGAGTTCAATCTAGTCTGTTCTGAGATCATCTCTTCATAATATACTGCCACTAATTCTAAAAAGTCATCTACCTCTTGTGTATCATATCCTCTTAAACTCTTTTTAAACTTTTTATTATAGATATCTGCTGATATTAAAGACATAAGTATTCCCTCCTAGATATATCGCTTTAATCTCAATTTAATCCTTCCCCGATTAGATTCACCCAATAACTCATCTATCTCTACCCTACCTCTACCCCTAATAGAGATAATGTCCTCTTGATTTAATGAATAAGCAGGGTTATCGATAACCTTCCAATTAACTTTGACCTTCCCTTGCTCTATCTCTTTACTCATCTTACTACGGGATGTTGAAAAACCAGCACTAGCAACAGAGTCTAAGCGCAAAGAAGCCACAGTAGTCTCAATCTCCTTGATTCTCTCTGGCTCTATCTGCAAAGTATCAAAATCAATCTCTTCTATCTCCACCCCAACCTTATGTACTTTATCTAAATTTAATTTAATATAATCTTTAATCTCTTCAGCAACCACAGCTTGGCAACCTTCTTGATATAAGATTAAATCACCAACCATCTCTCGCTTAATCCCTGTTCCTAAGATAGAACCTAAAAAATCTCGATGGCTTACCTCTTGAAATTCAAATCTTCCTTTAATGTCTAATAGGACAATTGGACTCTCAACTAAATCTGCTAGATAATAATCAGGAGTCAATGCTAACCTCTTCCTCTCAGCTCGGTCATATCCTCCATACTCCCAAAAATTCAAATCTGCTATCTGCTCTAAAATAGGTTTAGCCAAATACAGGTGATGAGGATTTAAGAAATTAGTAAAAGTTGGTTGATGTCTGGTTAAAGCTAACTCTGCCTTATCTAAGATTTGAGCTAACTCTACTTTATCCTCTTCATCATTTATATGAGAGAG harbors:
- a CDS encoding TM1266 family iron-only hydrogenase system putative regulator, whose protein sequence is MEKRVAVIGIVISDRIGAAAKVNDILARYGDIIVGRMGLPYQDKGLNIISLIVDGTNDQIGALAGKIGNLQGVKVKSMVTT
- a CDS encoding DivIVA domain-containing protein; its protein translation is MSLISADIYNKKFKKSLRGYDTQEVDDFLELVAVYYEEMISEQTRLNSVVDDLSAELKKYEDLQQSLDDTVNKAHKFAEDKKQQAQEKAESILTEAKRKANELLRGAEVKAKNIIEGAEVKANKLVDEAKFEAKKQLMDAREKSEDKYREYQQLLESERLFKIRFKTLLQSHLEMLEEEEESTETEEAETLKSEEDYHSKEEL
- a CDS encoding photosystem II S4 domain protein, which gives rise to MLDKERLLSHINDEEDKVELAQILDKAELALTRHQPTFTNFLNPHHLYLAKPILEQIADLNFWEYGGYDRAERKRLALTPDYYLADLVESPIVLLDIKGRFEFQEVSHRDFLGSILGTGIKREMVGDLILYQEGCQAVVAEEIKDYIKLNLDKVHKVGVEIEEIDFDTLQIEPERIKEIETTVASLRLDSVASAGFSTSRSKMSKEIEQGKVKVNWKVIDNPAYSLNQEDIISIRGRGRVEIDELLGESNRGRIKLRLKRYI